A stretch of Kaistella flava (ex Peng et al. 2021) DNA encodes these proteins:
- a CDS encoding HNH endonuclease → MRRILISSNIVQLAEDYHNNLFKKRKANFKKPINSDRTSGNLIVLEDYLRVDCGLTQYADYVQTIIDNYSEIITLQPNDFQNYNDDYFSLTQDDLATTVTPPVGNIRFERKQLYDLILDAMRYDAVRDKEFLPYAKKIGIKSCIYCNAQFSITTESTNGTLSGKYELDHFYPKSKYPFLSTSFFNLILCCSHCNKTKYDNTALFNLYVIDYNLIEPFSFSLDKRSMLRYLLTQNEEELVIIFDSIDLDLKTNHENLFHISKLYNQHKDIVEEIIWKSKIYNKSYKDSLSDSFTSLFPNTSNFNRFILGNYDSPNDTHKRPMSKLIQDIAKQLGLI, encoded by the coding sequence ATGAGAAGAATCTTAATAAGTTCTAATATTGTACAATTAGCAGAGGATTATCATAACAATCTTTTTAAAAAGAGAAAAGCTAACTTTAAGAAACCTATTAACAGCGATAGGACTTCAGGCAATCTAATTGTCTTGGAAGATTATCTTAGGGTTGATTGTGGTCTTACTCAGTATGCGGATTATGTTCAAACAATAATAGATAATTATTCTGAGATAATTACACTTCAGCCAAATGATTTTCAAAATTACAACGATGATTATTTTAGCTTAACTCAGGACGATTTAGCTACAACAGTTACTCCACCAGTCGGAAACATCAGATTTGAAAGAAAGCAATTATATGATTTAATTTTGGATGCCATGCGTTATGATGCAGTGCGTGACAAAGAATTTCTGCCATACGCAAAAAAAATTGGAATTAAATCCTGCATATACTGTAATGCTCAATTTTCAATTACCACAGAATCGACTAATGGAACTCTTTCAGGTAAGTATGAATTGGATCATTTTTACCCAAAATCTAAATATCCTTTTTTGTCAACTTCATTTTTTAACCTCATACTATGCTGCTCACATTGCAATAAAACTAAATATGATAATACCGCACTATTTAATCTGTATGTTATCGATTATAATTTAATCGAGCCATTCTCTTTTTCACTAGATAAAAGGTCAATGTTGCGTTATTTACTTACACAGAACGAAGAGGAGTTGGTTATAATATTTGATAGTATTGATTTGGATCTAAAAACAAACCATGAAAATTTATTTCATATATCAAAATTATACAATCAACACAAAGACATAGTTGAAGAAATAATCTGGAAATCCAAAATATACAATAAAAGTTATAAGGACAGCCTTTCAGATTCTTTTACTAGCCTATTTCCGAATACATCAAATTTTAATCGTTTTATTCTAGGTAATTATGACAGTCCAAACGACACTCATAAGCGACCTATGTCAAAATTAATACAAGATATCGCAAAACAATTAGGGTTAATTTAA
- a CDS encoding AAA family ATPase: MKKNTKKSIKETNQQFSIVGLYVDRECDNHIRKNLEDGYYLFNEWCEVKEGIVQISDHRQPEDNFFGSNISIQAIVGKNGSGKSSILELMYRMINNFALHLVKKQKRRAAKVIYHIEGVHSDLYFVKGNTLGSLICRGEFIGFSFGNYKISFSKENAKFSDFTFYEELKNEELIEIAKMFFYSIVTNYSLQSFIDFDYKTECSTQFNTNEKSGIDSSAIWINSLFHKNDGYLTPIVLNPYRHNGTIDLRKEYQLTNSRLSSILIESKRNKRQFIEGYQLNTIEYTYEPLLFSKKFAYWKKKDANFDDFIKKFINLDKQSFASLILKEYGWETSPSQLEPHNISCLYLVYKTLSIASKYPSFDKFERFGDINKFEDIVEEKDNIDLIALVKEIKKHKSHITLKIRQTLKYLDWSSKTSESPPHLNFDFSYDEYIEGLALNKQPKGLDDITEHLPPPFFSFNIKLEKTENEEGKPNKPILFQRMSSGERQFIYTMSTFVYHIKNILSIQQSNRVRYRSINLILDEVELCFHPEYQRLFVDSLIRTIQRLKLNTHCSFNIIIATHSPFVLSDIPMCNILHLKNGILQSKEQFKNPFGANINDILYQSFFLENGFIGEYARKKILKVIGQLNKPLQSIIDEKENIKETISFVGEPLIQKQLQSLYNEKFNLQDEKDIKFKKRT; the protein is encoded by the coding sequence ATGAAAAAAAACACAAAAAAGTCAATTAAAGAAACGAATCAACAATTTTCAATTGTAGGTTTATATGTTGACAGAGAATGTGATAACCATATAAGAAAAAACTTAGAAGATGGATACTATCTTTTTAATGAATGGTGTGAAGTCAAAGAAGGTATAGTACAAATATCAGATCATAGGCAACCTGAAGATAATTTTTTTGGTAGTAACATAAGTATTCAAGCTATCGTAGGTAAAAATGGAAGTGGGAAAAGTTCTATACTCGAATTAATGTATAGAATGATTAATAATTTCGCTTTACATCTTGTAAAAAAACAGAAAAGGCGTGCCGCAAAGGTAATATACCATATTGAAGGTGTACATTCAGATTTATATTTTGTAAAAGGAAACACTTTAGGTTCATTAATATGTCGAGGCGAATTCATTGGATTTAGTTTTGGAAATTATAAAATTTCATTTAGCAAGGAAAATGCTAAATTTTCGGATTTTACATTTTATGAAGAGCTTAAAAATGAAGAGCTAATAGAGATTGCTAAAATGTTCTTCTATTCCATTGTAACGAATTATTCTTTGCAGTCATTTATTGATTTTGATTATAAAACAGAATGTTCAACTCAATTTAATACAAATGAGAAAAGCGGAATTGATTCAAGCGCAATCTGGATTAATAGTTTATTTCATAAGAACGATGGTTACTTAACTCCAATAGTGCTAAATCCGTATAGGCATAATGGTACTATTGATTTAAGAAAAGAATACCAACTTACTAACTCCCGTTTATCATCAATTCTAATTGAATCCAAGCGGAATAAGCGACAATTTATAGAAGGATATCAATTAAACACCATTGAATATACTTATGAGCCTCTACTGTTTTCAAAAAAGTTCGCTTATTGGAAAAAAAAGGATGCAAATTTTGATGATTTTATCAAAAAGTTTATAAATTTAGATAAGCAAAGTTTTGCATCACTAATATTAAAGGAATACGGATGGGAGACTTCACCATCGCAACTGGAACCACATAATATTTCATGTCTATATTTGGTCTATAAAACACTTAGTATTGCTTCTAAATATCCTAGTTTTGATAAATTTGAAAGATTTGGTGATATAAATAAGTTTGAAGATATTGTAGAAGAGAAAGATAATATTGATTTAATCGCACTTGTAAAAGAAATAAAAAAACATAAATCTCATATAACTTTAAAAATCCGGCAAACATTAAAATATCTTGACTGGTCTTCTAAAACTTCTGAATCTCCTCCACATTTAAATTTTGATTTTTCTTATGATGAGTACATTGAGGGATTGGCTTTAAATAAGCAACCAAAAGGGCTTGACGATATAACCGAACATTTACCACCTCCTTTTTTTAGTTTCAATATAAAATTAGAAAAAACAGAAAATGAAGAGGGCAAACCTAATAAACCTATTTTATTTCAAAGGATGAGTTCTGGCGAAAGGCAATTTATTTATACAATGAGTACTTTCGTTTACCATATCAAAAACATCTTATCAATCCAACAAAGTAACCGTGTAAGATATCGTAGCATAAATTTAATACTTGACGAAGTTGAATTATGTTTTCACCCCGAATACCAGAGATTATTTGTTGATAGTTTAATAAGGACAATACAACGTCTCAAACTAAACACACATTGTTCTTTTAATATCATAATTGCAACTCATTCACCGTTTGTATTATCAGATATTCCGATGTGTAATATATTGCATCTCAAAAATGGTATTCTCCAAAGTAAAGAACAATTCAAGAATCCATTTGGAGCAAACATCAATGATATTCTTTATCAAAGTTTCTTTTTAGAAAACGGATTTATTGGAGAATATGCACGTAAAAAAATATTAAAGGTTATCGGACAACTGAATAAACCACTACAATCAATAATTGATGAAAAGGAAAATATAAAAGAAACTATTTCATTTGTAGGTGAGCCACTTATTCAAAAACAATTGCAAAGCTTGTACAATGAGAAATTTAATTTGCAGGATGAAAAAGATATAAAATTTAAAAAAAGAACTTGA